CGATTCTTTGCCGCTGCTGGACAGGCAGAACCCATCTGACCCTCATGTATCCATGGACGAAATGGATCATGGGGCTTTTTGATCCGGATCATCTGGACCTCCGAATGTCACACCTTCTATCCTGCTGCCGCATCAGCCCCCAAAAAAGGATATGCATCGCCATTTTTGCGCTGAATCTGATCCCCCGCAGCCGAGTGCTGAAAACAAAGGTGGTCACATATTTAAGAAGAAACGGATACGACGACTGCGATATCGGCATCTGCGGATGGTGCGGGTGTATCGGCATTCTGGTGTATGATTATCCGGGATGGTCCTGCATGACCGACTGGTGCCATGATGCTGCGGTGGTGGATTCTTTGATCAGAGAGCGGCGCCTGGAAGAAAAGCAGCATGAAAAAGAACGGAAGCAACACAATGTGTCACAGCCGGACCCAATTGTTTGTCACCCCTCACAAAACACCACAGCGGTCTTATGCGATACCCATCAATGGGATAGAAACGCCCTTGATATACCCGATGATGACATACCATTTTAAGCCAGGGAGGAAGGATGGCCTACAAACCCGAACCCATTGATACTTTGATGTTTGTTTTGTTTCGATATATTTTGTTGATTTCGATCAGTGTTTTCATCTTTGTTGCAATTTCTAAAATGTCGGCCTTGATAGCAGGGTTGTCAATGGATGGACGAATTATCTCAATGTGTGATTTCCGCCATTTTTCACACTTCTGGTATTTTGGGAGCATCAGTCTTTTTGTTTGCCTTTTTTTCTCAATAGGGCTTCACATTAAAAAATTTCCCCTCCAAAAAACGATTTGCCTTCAATTTATCACCATTACCGGTTTGGTTCTGGTGCTGCCCTCTAATTACTACCGGTTTTCCGACCATTCCATAGGGTATCAATTCTTCAACCGGGACAATCCAAATTTTGAAACAGCGGTCATGCTTTTAATCTATTTTTCAATTTTAATATGGGTATTTGATACCATTATCCAAAAAAACTGGCACTTGAAACGGCGTACCAGATATCTGCTGAATGTTGTGCTGTCATTGTTTACCACCATTTTTTTGATCCTCATCATTTCATATGCCTTCACTCTTTTTATCCCCCCGGTTAAAGCACATGGCTATTACAATGGATTTTTTTACCATGCCTGGGAACATTGTATCAGCGGGTTTGGTGTTTCGCTTTTAGTTACCATAGGGCTGTATCGGAAAAAATATTCCATCTGGAAGACAGCGTTTTTTCAATATTGCTGCCTGTTTTTACTGGTGCTTGTAATTCCATATTTTTACAGTATGATGCAGATGCCGGCATATCGTCTGGCAAAATCAATGAGCTGGGAATGGGTGGTGATTGTTCCACAGGTTGTACTGGTCGCATATGCGATGATTCGGACACCTTTGAACTGGGTATCAAATGATCCTTTACTCAGCTAAGCCAAGTCGAAAAGCCGTACTGCAAAATTGACCAACTAAAACCGGACCGGACAAAAAGGGCAAAAACAAAGCCGATGCCATCTGCCATAAAACAGAAGCTAAGGGCGTGCAATGCTGGATCGCCCCACGGGATATTCAGCCTGGTACAGGCTCCATTCATTTCCAAAAAACACCCCTTCAAAGGATAAAAAAATGAGCTGGCCCAGGGTAACGGCAATCGGAATAAAAGATGATGACAGCAAAATTATCAGCCGTTTTTTTGACAGGAAATTACCGGGTGTTGAATGCATTTTGCTTGACCCTGATGCACAACTTTGCTGTCAAACAGGTGGAGATTCAAACGATGAGATACACAGGAACTTGATAAGCGGGCAAATGGTTTGTATTCTTTTTGAAGCGGGTAAAGCAACGAAAATCAGTGCCGCTGTAAAGATTGCAAAAACTTGCCGGGGATTGAATATTCTGACCATTGCTGTTGTTCTATTGCCGTGTGTCTCACAAGATGAAGCTCTCCAGGCCGGGGCCGAACTGGGCCTTGATAAAATTGCGGCAGTATCTGACACGGTTATTCCGATTTTTTCAAGTGATTTTCTCAAATCCCTGTCGAAACCCTCTGATATTGATGCGGTTTACCAAAACCATGATGAAATGATACGGCTGGCTGTCAAAGGGGTAACAGATGTATTTTTGAATCCCGGGTACTTTGAGATAGAATTTGATGATGTTCGTGTGATGTTGAAAAACTCGGGTATGGCCTTCATCGCAACAGGCTTTGCCGATATTGACCTTGAAGCGACCAAGGCAATGGCTCGGGCACTCCGTCACCCTTTGATGAATTCTATTTTCATATCCAGCATCAAAAAATTTATCATGACCATCTCCTCAAAAGGAAACAATATCAGCCTGGGCGAGATGGCAGAAGCATCCGATATGATAACTTCAGCAATGGATGAGGATGCCGAATATATCTGGGGGCATTGCCATGATCCTGAATTGGGCCGCATGATTCGAATCACCCTGATTGTCTTCCCTGTGACCAAACCAGAGATTCAGGCCACCCGTGCTGTTTCGCCACATTCGGGGCAGAAAAACCCTTCAATACATCGCTGTTTACCCATTTGGTAAATTTTAACATTTTGGGTAAACAGCGCGACAGCCTCTGTTGAGTTTTCAAATTCACCGGATAACTCAAGGCAGCTGACAACGCTTGCTTTTAGTTTCTAATAATTTGAAATTATAGGAATTTCTTTCATTTTTTTGCCGCCTGGCAGTCCCGGCACACTCTTTGCGACAACATATCATCAGACCGGGTCCCGACAGGGAACTCAACCTGAACACGCCAAGGAGGCATTGTGGCACTCAAAGACATTCCTTATGCAGATCATCACCCGATCCTGGACAGCACGCCAAGACCTGCGTTCAGGATCTCTCCCAAAGAAATTATCTATTCCATCAAACAGCAGTTTACCCACAAGGAGCTGGCGTTAAGGGAACTGGGGCAGAATTCCCAGGATGCCGGAGCCGCGTCCATTCAGGTGGATTATCGGTATGACGACGGCTGGATGATGATATCCTTTCTGGATGACGGCGGGGGCATGGACCTTGCCACCATTGAAAACCACTTTTTGAGATTGTTTGATTCATCCAAAGAAGATCTAAAGGACAAGGTGGGCCAGTGGTCCCTGGGACGGCTGAGCCTGCTGTGTTATGCACCGGAGCACACAGAAGTGGTCACTCGAACCGTTGAAGGCCCGGCATATCGCATCTGCATTGAAAAGGATCTGTCCGGAAGTGTGGATCAGATGGATGATTCCGAGGCAGACCAGGTTCTGGGGGGCCCCCACGGAACTTTGATCCGGATGGCTGTCAGCGTGTCTTCCAAAGAGCTGTTTACAGCAGAGGTGGAAAAGGCGAATCAGGCCATCGAGCGGGAACTTTGCTGGATTGCGCCACAAATTACCGTGACCACCGCCAGGCTGGAAGACCGGGACATCCGGTTTGACAAGCGCCGGATCAACCGGCCCATGGTGGTGCCAAGCCGTTATGCCGCTGCGTATACCATTGAGATGTCGTCCGGTTCAGGCCGTGTGAAATGTGCCATCGGCCTGGAATCCGAGGAGTGCAAACATCTGGCACCCATAACTCTTTGCTGCGGCGGCATTCCCATTGAACGGCCGGCGGGACTGCCCTGGACCGGGGGAGAAGATTTCTTTTTCCGCGGAATGCACATCATTCTGGACAGCTTTGCGTTTGAAACCAACATCGGCAGGAATGTGGTATACCGCACAACGCCCTTCATTCAGGAGATGCTGCCCAAATTATTTTCAAAACTCATTCTGGAGCGGTTTGTCAATGCCATGGCCGCATTGCATTCCCAGCCCAGTTTCAGGGCGTATGCGTATGAGGATGCGCTGCGCAAACTGCTGGCAGATGTCTGTGTCAAATCCGCAGATCATGACTTTCAGATTCCGGACAATGTGTTTGATGCGCCCTTTATTCCCAGTTTTGTCACCCCCTGCCCGTACACGCTGTCCGACCTGGATCAGGAAACCGATCCGGTTTTTTATACGCACGCACGCCCTTCGATTCTCAGCGTCAAACATGTTCACGGGGATCAGGCCCCGCCCAAATGTGTGAGCCTGGCCGATCTGCCCTGGGAATTCAAGCAGTTTCTGGAAAGACGATATTTCGGCCGTTTCAAGGAGAAAAAATCCAGCGTGTTCGTGGTGGATGAAAACCGGGCGGATCTGGTCCGGATCAGTAAAAAAATCAACCAGCGCCTGGGAAATATCCGGTCTCTGCTGAACAGCTTTTCCAGTGGCAATAATTTTTTTGAGGACCTCTCCCCCCATCACATCTCCATAAGCCTCGGCCGGTTTGTCCTGTTTGATGGAACGGCGGAAACCTCATTGACCACATTGTTTA
Above is a window of Desulfotignum balticum DSM 7044 DNA encoding:
- a CDS encoding ATP-binding protein, with translation MALKDIPYADHHPILDSTPRPAFRISPKEIIYSIKQQFTHKELALRELGQNSQDAGAASIQVDYRYDDGWMMISFLDDGGGMDLATIENHFLRLFDSSKEDLKDKVGQWSLGRLSLLCYAPEHTEVVTRTVEGPAYRICIEKDLSGSVDQMDDSEADQVLGGPHGTLIRMAVSVSSKELFTAEVEKANQAIERELCWIAPQITVTTARLEDRDIRFDKRRINRPMVVPSRYAAAYTIEMSSGSGRVKCAIGLESEECKHLAPITLCCGGIPIERPAGLPWTGGEDFFFRGMHIILDSFAFETNIGRNVVYRTTPFIQEMLPKLFSKLILERFVNAMAALHSQPSFRAYAYEDALRKLLADVCVKSADHDFQIPDNVFDAPFIPSFVTPCPYTLSDLDQETDPVFYTHARPSILSVKHVHGDQAPPKCVSLADLPWEFKQFLERRYFGRFKEKKSSVFVVDENRADLVRISKKINQRLGNIRSLLNSFSSGNNFFEDLSPHHISISLGRFVLFDGTAETSLTTLFTDSPCRICINCNHPHVQNLIELMVESETAEADLAEHFLVREILFDPGLKHPLSQREQMLARDLQERFHPGGDFFDGTASQDIFHIIEKLVTENVLKL